In the genome of Afipia felis ATCC 53690, the window CCCCAAAGGCCGGAAGCACAGCCTTTCACAAACCATCGGATTGATGGCATATTCTTCTACTTTTTGATTGTCGTATAAAATTCCATTTTTAATTTCATGGACTTATGGACCGCACCATCCAGCGTGCATAGAAAGATGTTCTCCTTTCCATAGTAATGGCTCGTGACCGTCATGATCGACCTTTCGGTGGCTTCCGGCTTTGTGATCGGACTGGTGTTTGGCGTGGTCGGCCTGCTCAGCGGCTTCTGCCTGATGAGCAGCCTGCGCGATCTGTGGACCTCAAACGACACCCGCAAAATCCGCAGCTATGCGACTGCACTCGCCGTGGCAATCATCGGCACGCAACTCCTTGTCGGCACCGGGCTCGTCAATATCGGCACGTCGATCTACCTGCAGCCGTCGTTTTCCGCGCCGCTGATCTTCTTCGGCGGCCTGCTGTTCGGCCTCGGCATGGTGCTCGCCAATGGCTGCGCCTCGCGCGCATTGGTGCTGCTCGGCAAGGGTAACCTGCGCTCACTCGTTGTGATTACCGTGATCGGCATCACAGCGCAGATGACGCTGAAGGGCCTAATCGCACCCGCGCGCATCGCATTCCTCGACTGGACGAAGACCGCGCCGACCGCCGTATCCGTCCCTGCCCTTCTGAACACCATGGGGCTTGACGATACCGCCGCGCGGCTTATCGCAACGCTGATCGCAAGCGGCGCGCTTCTGATCTACGCGTTCTCGGACAAGCAATTCCGCCGTTCCTACGGCCAGATCGCCGCGGGTCTCATCATCGGCTTGCTGGTGGTTGCCGGCTGGGCCGCGACCGGATGGTTCGCGGCGGACGACTTCAATCCGATTCCGGTTGCATCGCTGACCTTCGTGTCACCAATCGCGGATTCCGTGCAGTACACCATGCTCTCCACCGGGCTGGCGCTGAACTTCGGCATCGCGCTCGTGGTTGGCGTTCTGGTCGGAAGCCTCGCGACCGCGACGCTAACGGGACGCTTCGCGTTCGAAGGCTACACCTCGGTCACGCATACCGGCCGCTCGCTCGCTGGCGCAGCCTTTATGGGCATCGGTGGCGCGATGGCTTACGGCTGCTCAATCGGCCAGGGCCTGACCGGCGTTTCGACGCTGGCAATGCCCTCGTTCATCGCGCTTGCGGGCATCCTTTCCGGCGCCGCGTTCGCGATCCATAGCAGGACACGGCTGCTCGCGTTCGCCTTCCGCTGAGCACGCGCGGCTCTGGCC includes:
- a CDS encoding YeeE/YedE family protein gives rise to the protein MIDLSVASGFVIGLVFGVVGLLSGFCLMSSLRDLWTSNDTRKIRSYATALAVAIIGTQLLVGTGLVNIGTSIYLQPSFSAPLIFFGGLLFGLGMVLANGCASRALVLLGKGNLRSLVVITVIGITAQMTLKGLIAPARIAFLDWTKTAPTAVSVPALLNTMGLDDTAARLIATLIASGALLIYAFSDKQFRRSYGQIAAGLIIGLLVVAGWAATGWFAADDFNPIPVASLTFVSPIADSVQYTMLSTGLALNFGIALVVGVLVGSLATATLTGRFAFEGYTSVTHTGRSLAGAAFMGIGGAMAYGCSIGQGLTGVSTLAMPSFIALAGILSGAAFAIHSRTRLLAFAFR